The window CCTTTTCACGAATACCGCAGGCAGCGACAGCATAGCCCTCGGCAGCAAGACGCCTGGATATTCCCAGTCCGATCCCACGACATCCGCCGGTGATCAGTGCGACCTTTCCTGTCATAGCCTCTCTCCCGTTGGAGCAGTCAAATAATATCAACAATAATTAAAATAACCATTGATTGGATAAAAACAAAGGAATGCTGCAGGCGAGACGGTAATGCATTCTATTTTGACGAAGAGCCTATCCTGCACCCCCCCGCTCCTGGTTCCCGAGTGTAAGGTCCCTGTATATCACCCCATCACGAAACTCGGCCCACGCAATCTCAAACCATGGTTCTGTTTCCGGCAAGGGTCTTCGCGTTCTCCATTCGTTATGTATCGTTCCCTTCTCATCCACCCGGGTATAAAGCACCTTTTCCCTGAAATCGGAATTTTCAACCTGAAACCGCCATGTGTCGTCCAGAGCGGCGTGTATGGCTGTACCCTGGGAATTTATTACCAGTGAAGACCCCCTGCTTCCAACACCGCTTTGGAGCGCAAAGAGGACAGACTCAAGGTACACCGAGTGGGTGAAACAGAGCCTGCGGTTTCTGAACGCCTCGGCGAGTTCGGCTACGCCGGCAAATTTGCTCCCGCTTTGCTGTAGAGTATTCCACTGTACCCGAGCCTCCTTTACGGCTTTTTCCAGAATGTCCCGGGATCGGACATGGGCCCCGGCCCGCGACATTCTTTTCTGGAATTCGTCACGGACAGCCCGGGTATCCATCGAAGAACTTCGGCAATTTTTCATCCACGAGAATATCTCTTTGAACGCGGCTTCAGCAGCTTTCCGGGCCTCGCTCCGGTTGTACCGAACCTGCGCATACCGTGCTTTGATATATTCGGCGGCCCTGAATCCCCCAACCTGTCCTGCATTGAGCGCCGACCCGCCTGGTCGGTAGATCCCGTGGGATCCGTTGACTTCACCAATTGGAAACAGATGTTTAATATTAATCGATTCCCACCAGAGGTTTCCGGCCAGGCCGCCGTTGTTGTGCTGGGCACAAACCGCAATCTCCAGCGGTTCCTTCCCGATATCGATACCCTGGTCGGCATAGAGTCGGACCGCTTGCGGATTCATTTTTTGCAGCCGTGAAATCGGCGTCCCCGAAAGCGCTCCCGATTTTTCGAGGTAATCCCGGGCCTCAGAGCTTAATCGGGCACAATCGAAAGCCGCACTGTTCTCTCTGAAATCCAGAAAAACCCGCCTTTTTTTCACGGTTGTTTCGATATATACCGCGATATCGATAATCGATGAGCCCCTGATAATTTTCCGGGGGTCAAAGGGCCACTGGTATCCTTTAAGAAAAATCATACTGTTCATTTCACCCGGCGAGTCAAAAAAGGGCGCCAGAAACTCCTGTGGATCACTCGAGCCGTCCGGGGCAGTACTGATAAACCGGGGGATCACCTGCATAAACGTCCCGGAGACATTCCATCGAAACTTGGTCGAAGCCATGCCGTATTGTGATTCCGGAAGGTTTTGTGCCCAGGCCCCCTCCATGAGCGCCAGACCGATTGCTCCTGTATGTACGGCAGGATAGACGCTCGTTGCGTATAGCCCTCCGGGTCCCCCCACCGCAAAAACAACATTTTCGGCATAGTACACTTCAAAGAGATTCGATCGCTTCGTACAATCATTTTCTTCACGATTGATTGCAATGACACCTACCGCCCGCTTCGAGCCATTCTCATCGAGGGTCAACAGCTTGACGGCGTCTCTTTTCTCGACTATCGGGATGTTTAAACGCCGGATTTCTCCGATAAGCGCACGGCACATCTGTTGTGAGGTATAGGGCCCCGCAGAGGTGGCCCGGCGACGCGGGTCATGATCGGTTTTATATCCCACAAACCGGCCGTACCGGTCCTGCGGAAAGGGAACCCCGAGATTGACAAGGTTGATAAAGGCCCGCGGCGACACACTTGCCTCAACCAGCGCCAGGTCGCCGTGCATTCCCCCACCGTCAAAATACGATCTCGCCAGTTCCAGGGGAGAATCATTTTCCACACCACACATGCCGAGTTTATAATAGGTCTGCTTGTCGCTTCCGGTGTTAATCGACGTTCCTTTGTCGAGCCCCTCGGTAAGAACCAGGATATCGTCAATACCCCGTGCACGAAGCTGGAGCGCGGCATTCAATCCCGCCGCGCCGCTCCCGATTACAAGCGTGTGAACCGAAAAACTCCTGCATCGAATCGATCCATCGACCGAACATTCAATAGTAACAACAACATCTTTCATTTCAATTCTCCTGATTTCTTTGAACCGAAGGGTGATATGAGCTGAGTCGCATGCACTGAAGCAGGCCGATTCTTTTCAGAGTTCGAAAATACACGCCGGCGCTCCGCCGCTTTGCCATACCTCGTTCCACCGGAAATTGAATCGTGCTGTAAGATTGCTCGAATATCAATTCAATGAATTCCTTTGAATACATGTTACCCGGTGGTTTTTCCGGGTAGAGTGCAATGTTCTGTCGAATTCGAAACAGATCTCGTCAATCTTGTTTCCGGCAGTTTGGGTGGTGGTCTCAATAACGATTGCAGTATCGACTTGCGTAAGGCCGTTCTCATCGGAAATCAATGCGCCCGGATTGCGTTTTGTTACAGCAAATATTCCTTATAAATGCTCTTATCTTCTCTTCGATCTTTTCTTTTTCGAGCCTAAATTAATAATTCGATGGGTTTGAGAAAGAGAAAGGCCGATTTTTCCGGCTATTTTTGCTCCGGTCATGCCCTTTTTATAGAGTTCGATCACCTTCTTATTGCGAGCGGGGATTTCTGCATGGCTCGATTCAATCCCATATTTTTTCCTGAGCTGGAATATCGCCTGTCGGGAAACACCGTATTGTTCTGCGATCGCCGAATCCGTCTTCAGTTTTTTCCGGAGCTTTGCAAGTTGGGTTTTTGTAAGAATCGCCATACATCATCCTTTCTGAGAATGAATTTTACATCACACATTCAACGATTCAATAAATAATTGATTTCCCGGGTGTTGATCAAAGCTCATTTTTATGGGCGTCTTTTTCAGAAGAAATACATCTCCTGTCCTCGCCGGGCTTCACTGAAAATTTCCCAAGTATTCTTTTCGCTCTCCCCCTACCCGGCAATTCATCAGATCGCTTGCCCGTTTTATTATCAAACGCCTGTGAAGCATTCGTGCCGTATATTTTGCAAATTCAGTTTTCCCGCTCATCTCAAAAATCTACACATAATGCCGGTAATTGTTGAAACAACCGCGAATGGCAGGTCAACCATCTGTAAATCATTTATCCAGAATGGTCATGTACATGTTCGCCAGGCTCCAATTAAAACTCAAATTCTTGGAAATAAA is drawn from Chitinivibrionales bacterium and contains these coding sequences:
- a CDS encoding FAD-binding protein yields the protein MKDVVVTIECSVDGSIRCRSFSVHTLVIGSGAAGLNAALQLRARGIDDILVLTEGLDKGTSINTGSDKQTYYKLGMCGVENDSPLELARSYFDGGGMHGDLALVEASVSPRAFINLVNLGVPFPQDRYGRFVGYKTDHDPRRRATSAGPYTSQQMCRALIGEIRRLNIPIVEKRDAVKLLTLDENGSKRAVGVIAINREENDCTKRSNLFEVYYAENVVFAVGGPGGLYATSVYPAVHTGAIGLALMEGAWAQNLPESQYGMASTKFRWNVSGTFMQVIPRFISTAPDGSSDPQEFLAPFFDSPGEMNSMIFLKGYQWPFDPRKIIRGSSIIDIAVYIETTVKKRRVFLDFRENSAAFDCARLSSEARDYLEKSGALSGTPISRLQKMNPQAVRLYADQGIDIGKEPLEIAVCAQHNNGGLAGNLWWESINIKHLFPIGEVNGSHGIYRPGGSALNAGQVGGFRAAEYIKARYAQVRYNRSEARKAAEAAFKEIFSWMKNCRSSSMDTRAVRDEFQKRMSRAGAHVRSRDILEKAVKEARVQWNTLQQSGSKFAGVAELAEAFRNRRLCFTHSVYLESVLFALQSGVGSRGSSLVINSQGTAIHAALDDTWRFQVENSDFREKVLYTRVDEKGTIHNEWRTRRPLPETEPWFEIAWAEFRDGVIYRDLTLGNQERGGAG